The sequence below is a genomic window from Providencia rettgeri.
TTAGCTAAAGGGGGGAAAGGTAAAATTATAGGGTTAGTACATTTACAAATAGGCTTACTCATCTTACTAATTCCAATGCAACTTATTATATTTAATGGTATTAACATAATGGGGTTAGTGGCTAACGTTTGGTTTGTTCCGTTAATTTCTTGGTGTGTTGTTCCTGTTATTTTGGTCGTGTTTTTAGTGCCAATAGAGGTGGTTCAGCAGTCTCTTTTATATGTAGTAGACAGGGTGATAGATATAGGGCTAAAGCCATTACCTTACTTCAGTGCTTTTTGGTCAGAGTTTATTAATGTACCTTATTATTTATTTTTAATATGTTGGCTAAGTGTCATTGTCATTTTATTTAAATGGTACAAACGTTATTTTGGGCTGATTGGCTGTGTGATTATCTCAATTTTCCTTGAAAGAGGAAGTAGTAAACAGCACAAAGAAGGCTGGAAAATGACGGTATTGGATATCGGGCATGGTTTAGCCGTTGTGATAGAGCAAAATAACTTGGCATTACTCTATGATACTGGAAATGCGTGGAAAGGGGGGAGTAATGCACAGCGTCAAATTGTTCCTTTTCTTAAATACCATGATATAACCCCCATCGGGGTAATTTTAAGCCATGATCATTTAGATCATACCGGGGGAGTGAATTATTTAATTCAACAATACCCATGGTTAAGTGTAAGAAGTAGTTTTGGACCCCAGAACACTTTGGTATACAAGAAAAAAAATAATAATATAAAAAAAATGAAACATCTTCCCTGTTTTAAAGGCCAAAAATGGCAGTGGGGAATATTAACTTTTGAAGTATTATGGCCTGAGAAGTTAGCACCAATATCGCATAATGATGATTCTTGTGTCATTCAATTGACAGATGGGTTTCATAAAATTTTATTAACAGGAGATATCGAAAAACAAGGGGAAAAATCACTTGTCGCAATGTACAAGAACCGGTTACGTTCGAGTCTTCTTTTCGCCCCTCATCATGGAAGTAGCACTTCATCAACTGATTTATTGTTAAGAAATGTTCAACCTTCCATGGTGGTAGTCTCATCTGCAAGGTATAGTGCATGGAAAATTCCGTCGCAAAAAGTCTATTTTAGATATAAAAATAGTAATATTAAATGGTTAAATACAGCAGAAGATGGTCAGTTAACTTTATGGTTTAAAAAGGAAAAAATTAAAATCTCACGTTATCGCTATGAAATTCAGCCTCGCTGGTATCATCTGTGGTTTGGCTTACCGCTATTTCCCGAGTAGAATAGTGCGCTTACATTAAGTCTGGTAATTAAAAGTATGAATGATAAAGACCTTTCGACAAAACAAACTTTTCGTCGCTTGTGGCCGATAATTGCGCCTTTTAAAGCGGGTTTAATCGTTGCAGCAATAGCACTTATCATAAACGCAGCAGGTGATGCATTTATGATTTCTTTATTAAAACCTTTATTGGATGAAGGCTTTGATAAAGCAGATAATGACGTTTTAAAATGGCTTCCGCTTGCGGTGTTAGGGTTAATGGTTGTTCGTGGTGGGTCTACCTTTGTTTCAACCTATTGTGTTTCGTGGGTAGCAGGTAAAGTCGTGATGAACATGCGACGTAAGCTGTTTGGTCATATGATGGGAATGCCCGTTAGTTTTTTTGATCAGCAATCAACAGGAACACTATTATCTAGAATTACCTACGACTCAGAACAAGTTGCATCTTCTTCTTCTGGGGCATTAATTACAATTATTCGTGAAAGTGCTTATATCATCGGGTTATTTGCGATGATGTTTTATTATAGCTGGCAACTTTCTCTTATTCTAATCGTGATAGCCCCTATTGTATCAATCACTATTCGCATCGTCTCTAAGCGTTTCCGTAAGATTAGTAAAAATATGCAAACGGGTATGGGGCATGTGACGGCAAGTGCCGAACAGATGTTAAAGGGTCATAAAGAAGTATTAATTTTTGGTGGGCAGAAAGTTGAAACTGAACGTTTTAATAAAGTCAGTAACAACATGCGCCGCCAAAATATGAAAATGGTAACCGCTTCAGCAATCTCTGACCCTATTGTTCAGTTAATTGCATCATTTGCATTAGCATTTGTTCTTTATGCTGCGAGTTTTCCCGAAATTCGCGATGAATTAACATCAGGAACCATTGCCGTTGTTTTCTCATCAATGTTCGCATTGATGCGTCCATTAAAATCATTAACTAACGTTAACTCACAATTCCAACGTGGTATGGCGGCTTGCCAAACGTTATTTGCAATCTTAGATTCGGAACAAGAAAAAGATAACGGAACTAAAGTACTAAAAGAGGTTAAAGGGGACATTAAATTTGAACATGTCACTTTTACCTATGCAACCAAAGAACATCCTGCGTTAGACGATGTTTCGTTTACTTTGCCTGCTGGAAAATCAGTTGCTCTCGTTGGGCGATCAGGTTCAGGTAAGTCTACTATTGCAAATTTGATTACACGTTTTTATGACATTGATGAAGGCTCTATTCAAATTGATGGTCATGATATCCGTGAATACACATTATCCTCATTACGTAGCCAAGTCGCGTTAGTTTCTCAACATGTTTATCTATTTAACGATACGATAGCGAATAATATTGCTTATGCAACAGATGGTAGCTATAGCCGCGAACAAATAGAGAAAGCAGCAGAAATGGCCTATGCAATGGATTTCATTGCTAAACTTGAAAAAGGCTTGGATACGGTTATTGGCGAAAATGGCGTTATGCTTTCTGGCGGACAACGTCAAAGAATAGCAATTGCTCGCGCACTTCTACGCGACGCGCCAATTCTTATTCTTGATGAGGCAACATCTGCACTAGATACAGAGTCAGAACGTGCTATTCAAGCTGCTCTTGATGAGTTACAGAAAAATAGAACATCCTTAGTCATTGCTCACCGGTTATCGACAATAGAAAATGCGGATGAAATATTAGTTGTACAAGATGGACGGATCATTGAGCGTGGCAACCATGCATCTCTATTAGCTCAAGATGGCGCATATTCACAGTTACACAGCATTCAGTTTAAACAATGATAGAACGTATTTGGTCTGGTAAATCATGGCTGTATCTTTTATTACTGCCGTTGTCTTTCCTTTATGGATTGGTAACGGTAATTAGAGATATGGCTTATAAAATCGGGCTGAAACGTTCATGGAAAGCGCCAATTCCAGTGGTAGTGGTGGGAAACCTGACAGCGGGGGGAAATGGTAAAACCCCTGTTGTTATCTGGTTAGTGGAGTCACTCACCAAAGAAGGCTACCGCGTGGGGGTTGTTTCTCGAGGGTATGGCGGTAAAGCTGAAAAATATCCGCTGATACTTGATGAAGCGACCACAACCGAAGTTGCAGGGGATGAACCTGTATTAATTTTTCATCGTACAAAATCCCCTGTAGCAGTCGCGCCCAAGCGAAGTGATGCCGTTAAAGCCTTACTCGAAAAATTTCCGTTAGATGTGATTATTACTGATGATGGGTTGCAACACTATGCGCTGCAACGTGACTACGAAATTGTCGTTATTGATGGCCAACGCCGTTTTGGTAATGGTTGGTGGCTACCAGCAGGGCCAATGCGTGAAAGGGCTGGGCGTTTAAAGCGTGTTAATGCTGTCATTGTTAATGGTGGTGAGCCACAAGAAAATGAAGCTTTAATGGCTCTTGAAGGCGATGTTGCTTGTAACCTTGTTAGTGGTGAAAAACAAGCGGTTACACAATTGCCTGCAGTTATCGCAATGGCAGGTATTGGTCATCCTCCTCGTTTTTTTGCCTCATTAGAAAATAA
It includes:
- a CDS encoding DNA internalization-related competence protein ComEC/Rec2 — encoded protein: MTMVSIALILGILPLLFIPKILILSELLFVFLFVSVLIIFFIFGKSGKFLALIIMFFLWANWHGVNIINHINYLSEKNNDIDVVIVGIPLNNKEQKIKVRIDKINNRIVFPPLYATWKTKETVCAGQSWRVNGKIKPLHSSLNEGGFNLQRYYLANRIIGVLKSQKEKPLEKACSVRQKIIYNYMELIDSLSNKGIIYGLMFGDRSLLPADQTYLLQKTNLTHLMAISGLHIGLAYLFGFLITRGVQYFLPIKYINEILPVVIGIGLAIFYAWISGFAIPATRALFALLLWVYIRNKPARYFAWQWALWSIAGILLLDPLAILSDSFWLSSFAVLAILYWLSIFPLTYHLAKGGKGKIIGLVHLQIGLLILLIPMQLIIFNGINIMGLVANVWFVPLISWCVVPVILVVFLVPIEVVQQSLLYVVDRVIDIGLKPLPYFSAFWSEFINVPYYLFLICWLSVIVILFKWYKRYFGLIGCVIISIFLERGSSKQHKEGWKMTVLDIGHGLAVVIEQNNLALLYDTGNAWKGGSNAQRQIVPFLKYHDITPIGVILSHDHLDHTGGVNYLIQQYPWLSVRSSFGPQNTLVYKKKNNNIKKMKHLPCFKGQKWQWGILTFEVLWPEKLAPISHNDDSCVIQLTDGFHKILLTGDIEKQGEKSLVAMYKNRLRSSLLFAPHHGSSTSSTDLLLRNVQPSMVVVSSARYSAWKIPSQKVYFRYKNSNIKWLNTAEDGQLTLWFKKEKIKISRYRYEIQPRWYHLWFGLPLFPE
- the msbA gene encoding lipid A ABC transporter ATP-binding protein/permease MsbA — protein: MNDKDLSTKQTFRRLWPIIAPFKAGLIVAAIALIINAAGDAFMISLLKPLLDEGFDKADNDVLKWLPLAVLGLMVVRGGSTFVSTYCVSWVAGKVVMNMRRKLFGHMMGMPVSFFDQQSTGTLLSRITYDSEQVASSSSGALITIIRESAYIIGLFAMMFYYSWQLSLILIVIAPIVSITIRIVSKRFRKISKNMQTGMGHVTASAEQMLKGHKEVLIFGGQKVETERFNKVSNNMRRQNMKMVTASAISDPIVQLIASFALAFVLYAASFPEIRDELTSGTIAVVFSSMFALMRPLKSLTNVNSQFQRGMAACQTLFAILDSEQEKDNGTKVLKEVKGDIKFEHVTFTYATKEHPALDDVSFTLPAGKSVALVGRSGSGKSTIANLITRFYDIDEGSIQIDGHDIREYTLSSLRSQVALVSQHVYLFNDTIANNIAYATDGSYSREQIEKAAEMAYAMDFIAKLEKGLDTVIGENGVMLSGGQRQRIAIARALLRDAPILILDEATSALDTESERAIQAALDELQKNRTSLVIAHRLSTIENADEILVVQDGRIIERGNHASLLAQDGAYSQLHSIQFKQ
- the lpxK gene encoding tetraacyldisaccharide 4'-kinase, whose amino-acid sequence is MIERIWSGKSWLYLLLLPLSFLYGLVTVIRDMAYKIGLKRSWKAPIPVVVVGNLTAGGNGKTPVVIWLVESLTKEGYRVGVVSRGYGGKAEKYPLILDEATTTEVAGDEPVLIFHRTKSPVAVAPKRSDAVKALLEKFPLDVIITDDGLQHYALQRDYEIVVIDGQRRFGNGWWLPAGPMRERAGRLKRVNAVIVNGGEPQENEALMALEGDVACNLVSGEKQAVTQLPAVIAMAGIGHPPRFFASLENKGVEVISTHAFADHQSYELKQLSRLVKNEQNLLMTEKDAVKCRAFAQPNWWFLPVQAHLQAPDAEKILSGIKKLITNNKKTCL